CGCCCCGGTGGTGGGCGCGGTGGCCATGGGCGCCCGGGTCATTGAGCGCCACTTCACCGATAGCAATGATCGTGAGGGCCCCGACCACAAATTCGCCCTCAACCCGGACAACTGGGCCCACATGGTAGAGGAAGTGCGCGTCCTGGAGCGGGCGCTGGGCTCGGCCGAGAAGCGCGTGGCCGACAACGAGCAGGAGACCCGCATGTTACAGCGGCGCTGCCTGCGGGCCGCCCGCGATATCCAGGCCGGCGAGAC
The Pseudomonadota bacterium DNA segment above includes these coding regions:
- a CDS encoding N-acetylneuraminate synthase family protein, whose translation is APVVGAVAMGARVIERHFTDSNDREGPDHKFALNPDNWAHMVEEVRVLERALGSAEKRVADNEQETRMLQRRCLRAARDIQAGETFTEDMLEVLRPAVEGALMAWDLPAVLGKRAATDLPFGKELRPQDLA